The Acidobacteriota bacterium genome segment TGGCGTGGTTCTCGGCGATCGCTGCAGCACAGGACGCTGCGCCGGCCGAGAAAAACTTCATCTGGAGGGTGAGCAAAGGGAGCACCGACGTCTACGTCGTGGGGTCGATCCACGCTCTGAAGGAGGATGCCTACCCGCTGCCTCAGGCCTTCGAACGGACGTTTGAAGAGGCCGAGGTGCTGGTCTTCGAAATCGACCTCGGTGAGATGACGGCAACCGCGGTTCAGCTGATGTCTGCCGGATCACTGGCTCCGGGGACGACGCTCGAGCAGGTCGTCGGCGCGCAGACCTGGAAGGAGCTCGAGGCCCATGCCGAAGAGTCCGGGTTCAATCCGTCCGTCTTCTCCGGCATGAAGCCCTGGATGGCCGCACTCACCCTGACTGCATTCGAGCTGAGCAAACACGGTTATCTCTCGTCCTCGGGCCTCGACACGTATTTCATGCAGCGGGCGGACCAGGCGGGCAAGGAAACGCGTGCCCTGGAGACGGCCGAAGCGCAGGTCAGTCTTTTCGCGGATCTGACTCAGGAGCAGAGCAGAGCGTTTCTCCGCTACACGCTGAGGGACCTGGAATTGATGATTCCCGAGATGGAAGAGCTGTACATTCGCTGGCGCGCCGGAGACGTCGAATACGTCGAGCACATGATGCTCGAGGGCTTCGAGGAATTCCCGGATGTGTTCACGAGAATGGTGGGGGACCGGAATCGCGCGTGGGTGCCGCAGATCGAAGAACTCCTGGCCGGCGATCGTGACGCGATGGTTGTGGTGGGGTCGGCGCACCTGGTGGGCGACGAGGGCGTGATCGAACTCCTCCGAAAAAAGGGATACGCGATCGAGCGACTCTGACCTCATCACGATCCCCAGGCTCGGCGAATCTCGCACTTCGAATTTGGGATGTCGGATTTCCCCTCCAACCTCTCGGGGCCGTGGAAGCGAATGATCGGTAGGGGCGGCATACATGCCGCCCTTGGTCGTCCCAGTGGGCAGCAACGCTCATGGGCGGGATATATCCCGCTCCTACAAATCCGTTCTGCATTCGCAGGGGAGGGGTTTATCCCCTCCCGGACTATACTGCTTTCATGGCGTCGCCCGACACTGCTCCGGACCCAAACTCTCTCGTCAGTCTCGGTCGTCTCGTCAGGCGGCGTTGGCGGCGATTCCGGAGGAGGTGGTCGGCGCCGCAGGTCAAGTTCGTTTATCACGACATATACGCAACCTCCCTCGAAGGCTCGCCCGTCGATCCGGCTCGGGGGCAGAAGATCCTCGGCTTCCTGATGGACGAGGGCCTTCTCGAAGAGGATGAGATCTCG includes the following:
- a CDS encoding TraB/GumN family protein, with product MVLMRRVLVLVLLVAWFSAIAAAQDAAPAEKNFIWRVSKGSTDVYVVGSIHALKEDAYPLPQAFERTFEEAEVLVFEIDLGEMTATAVQLMSAGSLAPGTTLEQVVGAQTWKELEAHAEESGFNPSVFSGMKPWMAALTLTAFELSKHGYLSSSGLDTYFMQRADQAGKETRALETAEAQVSLFADLTQEQSRAFLRYTLRDLELMIPEMEELYIRWRAGDVEYVEHMMLEGFEEFPDVFTRMVGDRNRAWVPQIEELLAGDRDAMVVVGSAHLVGDEGVIELLRKKGYAIERL